In Pseudopipra pipra isolate bDixPip1 chromosome 5, bDixPip1.hap1, whole genome shotgun sequence, the following proteins share a genomic window:
- the AVPR1A gene encoding vasopressin V1a receptor — translation MRLAGGAGSPRAAPSPGNGSQWRATEPGGGGGSPSPEAWSGSPNGSLGGWDPFGRDEELAKLEIAVLAVTFAVAVVGNGSVLLALRRTPRKASRMHLFIRHLSLADLVVAFFQVLPQLCWEVTHRFHGSDGLCRVVKHLQVFGMFASAYMLVAMTADRYIAVCHPLKTLQQPTKRSYGMIAAAWALSLLLSTPQYFIFSLSEVERGSQVYDCWAHFIMPWGPRAYITWITGGIFVAPVLILITCYGFICYRIWRNVRGKTRPGEAVASGEEAAAVAAGGGRRAGSGGPRRGLLLAPCVSSVKTISRAKIRTVKMTFVIVSVYVVCWAPFFTIQMWSVWDQRFPWVDSENTATTVTALLASLNSCCNPWIYMFFSGHLLQDCIQSFPCCQKIKQTLSKEDSNSNSRRQTSFTNNRSPTHSLNTWREMPLSKSTSFIPIPT, via the exons ATGCGCCTGGCCGGCGGCGCCGGCTCCCCTCGGGCCGCGCCCTCGCCCGGGAACGGCAGCCAGTGGCGGGCGACGgagccgggcggcggcggcggcagccccagccccgaggcGTGGTCGGGGTCTCCCAACGGCAGCCTGGGCGGCTGGGACCCCTTCGGGCGGGACGAGGAGCTGGCGAAGCTGGAGATCGCGGTGCTGGCCGTCACCTTCGCGGTGGCGGTGGTGGGGAACGGCAGCGTGCTGCTGGCCCTGCGGCGCACGCCGCGCAAGGCGTCTCGTATGCACCTCTTCATCCGCCACCTCAGCCTCGCCGACCTGGTGGTGGCCTTCTTCCAggtgctgccccagctctgctgggaggtgACACACCGCTTCCACGGCTCCGACGGACTCTGCCGCGTCGTCAAGCACCTGCAGGTCTTCGGCATGTTCGCCTCGGCGTACATGCTGGTGGCCATGACCGCCGACCGCTACATCGCCGTCTGCCATCCGCTGAAGACGCTGCAGCAGCCCACCAAGCGCTCGTACGGGATGATCGCGGCGGCCTGGGCGCTCAGTCTGCTGCTCAGCACCCCGCAGTACTTCATCTTCTCCCTCAGCGAGGTGGAGCGCGGCTCACAGGTCTACGACTGCTGGGCGCACTTCATCATGCCATGGGGGCCCCGCGCCTACATCACCTGGATCACCGGCGGCATCTTCGTCGCGCCCGTCCTCATACTCATCACCTGCTACGGCTTCATCTGCTACCGCATCTGGCGCAACGTCCGGGGGAAGACGCGCCCGGGGGAGGCGGTGGCGTcgggggaggaggcggcggcggtggcAGCGGGtggcgggcggcgggcgggtAGCGGCGGCCCGCGGCGGGGGCTGCTGCTCGCTCCCTGTGTCAGCAGCGTCAAGACCATCTCCCGCGCCAAGATCCGCACCGTCAAGATGACCTTCGTTATCGTGTCGGTGTACGTTGTCTGCTGGGCGCCCTTCTTCACCATCCAGATGTGGTCCGTCTGGGACCAGCGATTCCCCTGGGTCG actCTGAAAACACTGCAACTACTGTTACGGCTCTGCTGGCCAGTCTGAACAGTTGCTGCAATCCATGGATCTACATGTTCTTCAGTGGGCACCTCCTGCAAGACTGCATACAGAGCTTCCCTTGCTgtcaaaaaataaagcaaacgCTGAGTAAAGAAGATTCAAACAGCAATAGCAGGCGACAGACTTCTTTCACCAACAACAGAAGCCCAACCCACAGCCTAAACACCTGGAGGGAGATGCCCCTCTCTAAATCAACGAGCTTCATTCCCATTCCAACATGA